A region from the Vespula pensylvanica isolate Volc-1 chromosome 9, ASM1446617v1, whole genome shotgun sequence genome encodes:
- the LOC122631434 gene encoding Fanconi anemia group D2 protein homolog, with the protein MDKRKLRLKTTLHKNLSCSSSQASASNSTDEDNLTNKELTSRKRKLPILDITKSKSRNDSNLCLSQNEITKRKRNEVNLTQEINKLSQYENYSKINDIMSQKITSSICKTPLKTKETSIVSERNNDNIIETEKSRNIQENISNIQTTEKTKLFIDYLKKCGITLASDEAYIFNQEVTTIKQKMKEKLQSKEYKKQEIINSLEEYIDNGQNLQSILFDFVVSSDCQSFDHISNTCIVRILLQISELQPDIYVCFLNKLNESVLLVESIEKIPWARTLLQKFRFLEIIVEPDVLTKCLQQLLETCPLWFQRELILYIPDIITEVQHQAIAEILNKLMDDNNELIDTVLDCINNLTLGREYLNDYKHKVLEMLNKHLKTNIIPAITKFILSDCTTMETYKKILYVLRNLDMQPLHGEQLEDCYKNQMIMIQNIKMSILLSKNMVCASLMIIKKIDKDPKPMDIILLLLISSTGSSRRKSVDAILKQHVRSGFYRLSLLQLLYNNYKEVVQHLQPSMIQLASNLLKMEERIYVDFAIEWFRLQFLSQKDTVHKQREIIEKIILLMGNNDQTAKNALKVLCKMAMGIEEKEYLYSHCNHLRILLEKIDHFDIEEVGTLNDLLHSLCTSTLAESLRDDLFIVLQKQLSAVKPLIKCKGVLGAVMAIKHLACKSDTYISAHNLFKKVLTAVKSCPRSKALFYDQLAQVISQTGYIHEEFLRCVTIYIQDELINTYMVNKLDYNGDLIPKFGLNNAGDEPQNLVLNFSNKKYGAIVPITFRLLKTCCMKLNENGDLEDIDSLLGCSILMPENFDVSEPLIVDLIVSCINWFREVISGFVTQSQSLLRKQVLIRLNDLMFLQGELSTMLSLCDSKYQPTPCYFHYFPPPLFLRVEKTIKKKGRKKSLEKSVNTCDQESWEIGSILCSKNPAYFRKLDAKIIHLLDFKLDIHASPTTESISISQVCFIVKELLGMFENDLNETFLKDIIYLLPKICGKLQEIVIELREEDADEKREGARLILCLLATVFNWKEFHSAIYNSMLREGLRILASQQNDTNVKLRSCKELVSESCKYIESLSDIATRISISVALITIYQSVMKHSESYMQQHKDKNAKMAFGFLSLDWSKDKHAGTSYKAAVNTLIKSWIDYELSPLDTITMLLEWLPSEVIKLEKSHNYLDRLPSINRNNFHLLYKKIFDGMTKGVKISLSAANRDPERVEIWLNVATNVQKMVHICKTLNTKTNILIFLRCMPILLRLFLNSGIPILEHNLKYQSEDITKVVKLMQVGTRYLHAVCCDGMEKKDMLLTKHIPAAKSVLERLVYSVKGMLVLNNSSTAFWMGNLLNKNLEGQEIFSQTTSSEETTLPSIDTTTHETSNISSEILDSDSNEEKSMASMEDDEEL; encoded by the exons AtggataaaagaaagttacgattaaaaacaactttacataaaaatttgaGTTGTAGTTCAAGTCAAGCATCAGCAAGTAATTCAACTGATGAAGATAATCTAACGAATAAAGAATTAACATCACGAAAACGTAAACTACCTATTTTAGATATTACAAAAAGCAAAAGCAGGAATGATTCTAATCTTTGTTTATCGCAAAATgagataacaaaaagaaagagaaacgaagtgaATCTAAcacaagaaataaataagctttctcaatatgaaaattattctaaaataaatgatataatgtCACAGAAAATAACTTCAAGCATTTGCAAAACTCCtcttaaaacaaaagaaacatcTATTGtttcagaaagaaataatgacaatattattgaaacagaaaaaagtagaaatatacAAGAAAACATAAGTAATATACAAACTactgaaaaaacaaaactatttattgattatctaaaaaaatgtGGTATTACATTGGCTTCTGATGAAGCATATATATTca ACCAAGAAGTTACAacaataaaacagaaaatgaaagaaaagttacaaagtaaagaatataaaaaacaagaaattataaattcattggaagaatatattgataatgGACAAAATTTACAAAGTATCTTGTTTGACTTTGTAGTTTCTTCTGATTGTCAAAGCTTTGATCATATAAGTAACACATGTAttgtaagaattttattacaaatatcagAACTACAACcagatatatatgtttgcTTTCTAAATAAGTTGAATGAATCTGTTCTTTTAGT TGaatctatagaaaaaatacCTTGGGCTAGAACATTATTACagaaatttcgttttttagaaattattgtcGAACCAGATGTATTAACAAAATGTTTACAACAACTTCTTGAGACATGTCCTTTATGGTTTCAACGTgaattaattctatatatacctGATATAATAACAGAAGTACAACATCAAGCTATTGCTGAAATTCTGAATAAATTAatggatgataataatgaactAATAGATACAGTATTAGactgtattaataatttgacTCTTGgaagagaatatttaaatgattataaacataaagtactagaaatgttaaataaacatttaaaaacaaatataatacctGCCATTACTAA atttattctCAGCGATTGTACAACAATGGagacgtataaaaaaatattatatgtctTACGTAATCTTGATATGCAGCCTCTTCATGGTGAACAACTTGAAGATTGTTATAAAAACCAAATGATTATGatccaaaatataaaaatgagtaTTCTACTCTCAAAGAATATGGTATGTGCATCATTgatgatcataaaaaaaattgacaaagATCCGAAACCTATGGATATCATATTATTACTTCTTATATCATCTACTGGATCATCCAGGAGAAAAAGTGTTGATGCTATTCTAAAACAACATGTGCGATCTGGATTTTACAGATTAAGTTTACTtcaacttttatataataattataaagag GTTGTACAACATTTACAGCCATCTATGATACAATTAGCAAgcaatttattgaaaatggaagaaagaatttatgtGGATTTTGCAATTGAATGGTTCCGATTACAATTTCTTAGTCAAAAGGATACTGTTCATAAGCAACgtgaaattatagaaaaaatcattttacttATGGGTAATAATGATCAAACAGCAAAGAATGCCCTTAAAGTATTATGTAAAATGGCCATggggatagaagaaaaagagtattTATATTCACACTGCAATCATTTAAGAAttctattagaaaaaatagatcatTTTGATATCGAAGAAGTTGGCACATTAAATGACTTACTGCATAGTTTATGTACAAGTACACTGGCAGAATCTTTACgtgatgatttatttatagttttacAAAAGCAACTTTCTGCTGTAAAACCACT aATAAAATGCAAAGGAGTTCTTGGAGCTGTTATGGCAATAAAGCATTTGGCATGTAAATCAGATACTTATATATCTGCTCATAATTTATTCA AAAAAGTTCTTACTGCAGTGAAGTCATGTCCACGTTCAAAAGCATTGTTTTATGATCAACTGGCACAAGTTATTTCACAAACCGGATATATTCATGAAGAATTTCTTCGATGCGTGACTATTTATATACAAGATGAATTAATCAACACATACATGGTTAATAAATTGGATTATAA CGGGGATCTTATACCTAAATTTGGTTTAAATAATGCAGGAGATGAGCCACAGAATTTGGTTTTAAATTttagtaataaaaagtatgGAGCTATTGTGCCTATTACGTttagattattaaaaacttGTTGTATGAAACTTAATGAAAATGGGGATTTGGAAGACATAGATTCTTTATTAGGATGTTCCATTTTAATGCCAGAAAATTTTGATGTATCAGAACCTCTTATAGTAGATCTTATAGTATCCTGTATTAACTG gTTTAGAGAAGTTATTAGTGGTTTTGTAACCCAATCACAATCTTTATTACGAAAACAAGtattaatacgattaaatgatttaatgTTTTTGCAAGGAGAATTAAGTACAATGTTATCCCTGTGTGATTCAAAATATCAACCAACACCATgctattttcattatttcccACCTCCACTCTTTTTAAGAGTtgaaaaaactataaaaaagaaaggaagaaagaaatctttagAAAAAAGTGTAAATACATGTGATCAAGAAAGTTGGGAAATTGGTTCTATATTGTGTTCTAAAAATCCAGCATATTTTAGGAAACTCGATGCAAAA ataatacatttgttagattttaaattagatatacATGCATCACCAACAACAGAAAGTATTTCAATATCTCAAGTATGTTTTATTGTTAAAGAACTTCTCGGAATGTTTGAAAATGATCTTAATGAAACGTTTTTGAaagatatcatatatttattgccAAAGATATGTGGAAAATTACAGGAGATTGTTATTGAACTGAGAGAGGAAGATGctgatgaaaaaagagaaggagcaaGATTGATATTATGCCTTTTAGCAACAGTTTTTAATTGGAAAGAATTTCACAGTGCTATTTATAATTCAATGCTTCGTG AGGGATTACGAATATTAGCAAGTCAACAAAATGACACAAATGTCAAGCTTAGATCTTGCAAAGAACTTGTTTCAGAatcatgtaaatatattgaatCTTTATCTGATATAGCCACACGAATATCGATCAGCGTTGCTCTTATTACAATATACCAGTCAGTAATGAAACACTCAGAAAGTTATATGCAGCAGCATAAAGATAAGAATG cAAAAATGGCATTTGGCTTTTTATCTTTGGACTGGTCTAAAGATAAGCATGCTGGTACTTCATATAAAGCTGCTGTTAATACTCTTATAAAAAGTTGGATCGATTATGAATTGTCACCTCTTGATACAATAACTATGTTATTGGAATGGTTACCAAGTGAAGTTATAAAATTGGAAAAGTCTCACAATTACTTAGATAGATTACCatcaataaatagaaataacttTCACttgctatataaaaaaatatttgatggTATGACTAAAGGTgtgaaaatatctttatccGCAGCTAATAG aGATCCTGAAAGAGTAGAAATATGGTTGAATGTTGCAACAAATGTTCAAAAAATGGTTCACATATGTAAAACGTTGAATACAAAAACTAATATACTTATCTTCTTACGATGTATGCCTATTCTTTTACGATTGTTCTTAAATTCTGGTATACCAATTTTGgaacataatttaaaatatcaatcaGAAGATATAACTAAAGTAGTAAAATTAATGCAAG TAGGTACAAGGTATTTACATGCAGTATGTTGTGATggaatggagaaaaaagacatGTTATTAACAAAGCATATACCTGCAGCAAAATCTGTACTTGAAAGATTAGTCTATAGTGTGAAAGGAATGCTTGTACTCAACAACAGTTCTACTGCATTTTGGATGGGAAATCttctaaacaaaaatttagagggtcaagaaatattttcacag acaaCATCATCTGAAGAAACCACATTACCAAGTATTGATACAACTACACATGAAACATCGAATATATCATCAGAGATATTAGATAGTGATTCAAATGAGGAGAAGTCTATGGCAAGTATGGAAGATG ATGAAGAGCTATAA
- the LOC122631438 gene encoding transport and Golgi organization protein 2, whose amino-acid sequence MCILFIYRNPNADGKSYRLILAGNRDEIFKRPALPAHYWKKYPMCLGGIDMEPGKEGGTWFALSTKGKAGIILNLSNEPDKNKTPKKGRGTLVNDYITSNDSIDSYLKKMHRENQITQAYNPYNLILINLYTADVYYLSSSLNSSGPKMCQNDILGFGNSPIECPYKKVEEGKKSFSSIVHNIKTSQQDELIENLLQFLKSRERHLPDLELQKRSPDMFVELSSIFVNVADYGTRTHTILMVNGLNQITFVEETLMPDFSWKRQLFNNTLTN is encoded by the exons atgtgtattttatttatttatcgaaatccTAATGCCGACGGTAAATCTTATCGGCTAATCCTCGCTGGAAATCgtgatgaaatttttaaacgcCCAGCATTACCTGCACATTATTGGAAGAAATATCCTATGTGCTTAGGag GTATTGACATGGAACCTGGCAAAGAAGGTGGTACTTGGTTTGCATTATCAACAAAAGGGAAAGCTGGTATCATTTTAAACCTAAGTAATGAaccagataaaaataaaactccAAAAAAGGGTCGTGGAACTTTAGTAAACGATTACATTACTTCGAATGATTCAATAGATTCCTACCTAAAAAAAATGCATAGGGAAAATCAAATTACTCAAGCTTATAATccatataatttaattcttataaatttgta TACTGCTGATGTGTATTACTTAAGCAGTTCTTTAAATTCTTCAGGACCAAAAATGTgtcaaaatgatatattaggTTTTGGTAATAGTCCAATAGAATGTCCttataaaaaagtagaagaaggaaaaaaaagtttttcaagTATTGTTCATAACATTAAAACTTCACAGCAAGATGAACTTATCGAAAATCTTTtgcaatttttaaaatcacgagaaag acaTTTACCAGATCttgaattacaaaaaagatcgCCAGATATGTTTGTTGAACTCAGTTCCATTTTTGTTAATGTTGCTGATTATGGTACAAGAACACATACTATATTAATGGTTAATGGTTTAAATCAAATAACTTTTGTAGAAGAAACTCTTATGCCAGATTTTTCATGGAAACGAcagttatttaataatactttaacTAATTAG
- the LOC122631437 gene encoding solute carrier family 35 member G1-like → MSKDMSKHVELQHLVDEDVESNTAFHQKQISPPICKSCPYLGLVLATLSSLFFSLCSVIVKGLVEVNPMELAAFRFVGVLLPAIPILIYKGEHPFPKGRRIMLILRSFVGTTALMLSFYAFRHMPLADASIVVFSVPVFVAIFARIFLKEPFGLFNILTVCLTLIGVVLITRPPIIFGNTIESLSDVHSTSEHADLWGAIAAFSATLFGANVYVLLRALKGLHFSVIMTNFGSLALIQTIIISWAIGALCLPRCGADRLLVVALALFSFGGQILLTLALQIEQAGPVAIARSADIVFAFFWQVLFFNEIPNKYSVGGAILVTSSVLLIGLKKWAVSLPDTSNIKRSLSILAM, encoded by the exons ATGTCTAAag atatgTCAAAACACGTCGAGTTACAGCATTTAGTTGATGAAGATGTGGAAAGTAATACAGCTTTCCATCAAAAGCAAATATCTCCTCCAATTTGTAAATCATGTCCATATCTTGGTTTAGTGTTAGCAacactttcttctttattcttctctttatgTAGCGTTATTGTTAAAGGATTAGTAGAAGTTAATCCAATGGAATTGGCAGCCTTTAGATTTGTTGGGGTGTTACTACCAGCAATACcaattctaatatataaagGTGAACATCCGTTTCCTAAAGGACGTagaataatgttaatattgCGAAGTTTTGTAGGTACAACTGCTCTCATGCTTAGTTTTTATGCTTTTAGACATATGCCTTTAGCAGATGCTTCCATTGTAGTATTTTCTGTTCCTGTATTTGTGGCAATATTtgcaagaatatttttaaaagaaccttttggattatttaatatactgaCTGTATGTTTAACATTGATCGGGGTTGTATTAATAACTCGTCCACCAATTATATTTGGAAATACCATAGAGTCTCTTTCAGATGTTCATAGTACATCAGAACATGCTGATTTATGGGGTGCAATCGCAGCATTTTCTGCAACTTTATTTGGTGCTAATGTTTACGTTTTATTGCGTGCATTAAAAGGTCTTCATTTTTCTGTTATTATGACAAATTTTGGATCACTTGCTTTAATACAAACAATAATCATTTCTTGGGCAATTGGTGCCCTCTGTTTACCTCGTTGTGGTGCAGATAGATTGTTGGTCGTTGCTCTAGCATTATTTAGTTTTGGAGGACAAATTTTACTTACTTTAGCTTTACAAATAGAACAAGCTGGTCCTGTCGCTATAGCAAGATCAGCAGATATAGTTTTCGCATTTTTCTGGCAAGTactcttttttaatgaaataccTAATAAATACTCAGTAGGTGGAGCAATCTTGGTAACAAGTTCTGTTTTATTGataggattaaaaaaatggGCTGTGTCATTACCTGACACATCTAATATTAAGAGATCATTAAGCATATTAGCAATGTAg